A genomic region of Anaerolineales bacterium contains the following coding sequences:
- a CDS encoding zinc ribbon domain-containing protein has product MPVYTYRCDNCGHEFDRQQSFDDSPLKVCPECRKHALHKVYRAAGVVFKGSGFYVTDKSHKAASPAPSNGKKGKEASPASESKSEKPASKPSTES; this is encoded by the coding sequence ATGCCGGTCTATACCTATCGTTGTGACAACTGCGGCCATGAATTTGACCGCCAACAAAGTTTTGATGACAGCCCACTCAAGGTATGCCCTGAATGCCGCAAACATGCGCTGCACAAGGTGTACCGCGCCGCGGGCGTGGTGTTCAAAGGCTCCGGCTTCTATGTGACCGATAAGAGCCACAAGGCGGCCAGCCCGGCCCCGAGCAACGGCAAAAAAGGCAAAGAGGCCAGCCCAGCCAGCGAGAGCAAAAGCGAAAAGCCGGCCAGCAAGCCCAGCACAGAAAGTTAA